From a region of the Coffea arabica cultivar ET-39 chromosome 3e, Coffea Arabica ET-39 HiFi, whole genome shotgun sequence genome:
- the LOC113736854 gene encoding endochitinase EP3-like, which produces MKNFLIIIFSIAVLVGSFSQLISSQNCDCEPDLCCSQWGYCGTSDDYCGKGCQSGPCTAASDGGNNGVSVADVVTDAFLSGTSDQAASSCAGKGFYTASAFLEALNSYSEFGTVGSVDDSKREIAAFIAHVTHETGHLCYIEEIDGPSKDYCDESNTQYPCVPGKGYYGRGPLQISWNFNYGPAGESIGFDGLNEPETVATDNVISFKTALWFWMNNCHDLIISGQGFGATIRAVNGQLECDGANPDAVSARVEYYTEYCDQLGVDPGDNLRC; this is translated from the exons ATGAAGAATTTTCTAATCATCATTTTCTCCATTGCAGTTCTTGTAGGGTCCTTTTCCCAGCTGATTTCAAGCCAAAACTGTGACTGTGAACCAGATTTATGCTGCAGCCAGTGGGGCTATTGTGGCACCAGCGACGACTATTGTGGCAAAGGCTGCCAGTCCGGCCCTTGCACCGCTGCATCAGATGGCGGTAATAATGGTGTTTCAGTTGCTGATGTTGTGACAGACGCTTTCTTGAGCGGGACTTCTGATCAAGCTGCTTCAAGCTGTGCTGGAAAAGGGTTCTATACTGCATCGGCATTTCTTGAAGCTCTGAATTCGTATTCTGAGTTTGGAACAGTTGGTTCAGTTGATGATTCTAAAAGGGAGATTGCTGCCTTCATTGCTCATGTGACTCATGAGACTGGAC ATTTGTGCTACATAGAAGAGATAGACGGCCCCTCCAAAGATTACTGTGATGAGAGCAACACTCAGTACCCATGTGTGCCAGGCAAGGGATATTACGGCAGGGGTCCATTACAAATATCATGGAACTTTAACTATGGACCAGCAGGTGAAAGCATAGGGTTCGATGGACTAAATGAACCTGAAACTGTGGCCACAGATAATGTTATTTCATTCAAAACTGCCTTGTGGTTCTGGATGAACAATTGTCATGATCTTATCATTTCTGGTCAGGGTTTTGGGGCTACAATTCGTGCCGTTAACGGACAGCTTGAATGCGATGGTGCAAATCCGGACGCTGTTAGTGCTCGTGTTGAGTATTATACTGAATATTGTGACCAGTTGGGTGTTGATCCCGGTGATAATCTCAGGTGCTAG
- the LOC140038527 gene encoding uncharacterized protein — protein MAVSTRLDSKPRCFRFINAWADHEEFLGVVKQSWEQECEGPPLHVLCSKLQRLRRSIQAWNKERVGNFSDNVRKAEAEVARLDQCMLGGGSENDQLQLHQAQARLSRALAMEEALWKQRSRVKWLQLGDRNTRFFYSVVKQRHMQAVIHGVT, from the coding sequence ATGGCGGTATCTACCCGGTTGGATAGCAAACCTCGGTGTTTTAGGTTCATTAACGCCTGGGCTGACCATGAGGAATTCTTGGGGGTGGTGAAGCAGTCTTGGGAGCAGGAGTGTGAGGGACCCCCGTTACACGTCCTTTGTTCAAAGTTACAACGTTTAAGGAGGAGTATTCAAGCGTGGAATAAAGAGAGAGTTGGGAATTTCTCTGACAATGTTAGGAAGGCGGAGGCGGAAGTGGCTAGATTGGACCAATGTATGTTAGGAGGGGGTTCTGAGAATGATCAACTGCAGTTACATCAGGCCCAGGCTCGGCTTAGTCGTGCGTTGGCCATGGAGGAGGCCCTATGGAAGCAAAGGTCTAGAGTCAAATGGTTGCAGTTGGGGGATAGGAACACCAGATTTTTCTACTCGGTGGTGAAGCAACGGCATATGCAAGCAGTGATTCATGGGGTAACATGA